One genomic segment of Flavobacteriaceae bacterium includes these proteins:
- a CDS encoding amidohydrolase family protein, translated as MKKPILIFLLFAISMVNAQDYFPSNTGVKTTDNSTVAFINAKIYVSSTESIKKGRLLVKDGKVVDVGRSVEIPKGTKTVDLSGKTIYPSFVEVYSGFGIKKPSRPKNPNRKPQYDAGRTGYYWNDHIRPEIDAATLFKFDDKKAKELLNIGFGVVNTHLHDGIIRGNGILVALNRQSNDAYRILDKHSAQYLSFRKSVQSGQSYPTSRMGAMALLRQTYLDADWYAGGNAKNKDASLAALNKNKGMVQIFDAGGYLDALRADKVGDAFGIQYTIVGAGDEYQRVKNIKATNATFVIPINFRKAYDVSDPFLANQIALSDMRKWNQEPANPAILSKNGVNFSLTTHDLKSLSSFHKNLRKAIAHGYDKQKALAALTTIPAQILGNQKIGNLKNGSHANFLITSGDIFDKETIIYENWVQGNQHVVNSMNSKNISGEYTLVLDDKTFDLTVHRTAAKQTGSLKKDGKKVKSAFSFKDQWIQLTINDNGKFTRLIGNVAANGSLQGTYYDNKGNESTWIATKKNTGKKKKKEKKKKKSAVPEVIPVSYPNMGLGNFTQPQQETILIKNTTVWTSEKEGILENTDVLLKNGKIAEIGKNIKARRARVIDGTGKHLTAGIIDEHSHIAASAINESGHNSSAEVTIEDVVNPDDINIYRNLTGGVTSIQILHGYANPIGGQSAIIKLKWGENADHLIYKDAPKFIKFALGENVKQSRSTTSFRFPQTRMGVEQVFTDYFQRAKEYDKRKKSGKPYRKDIELETLAEILNKERFISCHSYVQSEINMLMKVAEKFDFNINTFTHILEGYKVADKMQKHGVGGSTFSDWWAYKYEVNDAIPYNASVMHNAGVIVAINSDDREMSRRLNQEAAKTIKYGGMTETDAWNMVTINPAKLLHIDHRVGSIKAGKDADVVLWSDHPLSVYTKTEKTIIEGKVFFDIEEDMKKRRAIKEERNKLINMMLKEKMNGGKMQTPGKKTSRNFHCDTEEIQN; from the coding sequence ATGAAAAAACCAATTTTAATATTCTTATTATTCGCTATTTCAATGGTGAATGCACAGGATTATTTTCCCTCCAATACCGGTGTAAAAACGACAGATAATAGTACAGTTGCATTTATCAACGCAAAAATTTATGTTTCTTCAACCGAAAGTATCAAAAAAGGAAGGTTACTGGTGAAAGACGGAAAGGTAGTCGACGTCGGTAGGTCTGTCGAAATCCCCAAAGGAACCAAAACAGTGGATCTTTCGGGAAAAACCATATACCCTTCTTTTGTAGAAGTTTATTCGGGTTTCGGGATAAAAAAGCCCTCCCGACCCAAAAACCCGAACAGAAAGCCGCAGTATGATGCCGGTAGAACAGGGTATTATTGGAATGACCATATTCGGCCGGAGATCGATGCTGCCACATTATTTAAATTCGATGATAAAAAAGCCAAGGAGTTACTGAATATCGGTTTTGGTGTTGTAAATACACACCTGCACGACGGCATTATAAGAGGTAATGGCATATTGGTTGCCCTCAACAGGCAATCTAATGATGCTTACAGAATTCTGGACAAACATTCCGCACAGTACCTGTCTTTTAGAAAGAGTGTGCAATCCGGGCAATCCTACCCTACCTCAAGAATGGGTGCAATGGCTTTATTGCGACAAACATATCTGGATGCGGATTGGTATGCCGGCGGAAATGCAAAAAACAAAGATGCATCCCTGGCAGCACTAAATAAAAATAAAGGGATGGTACAGATTTTTGATGCCGGCGGGTATTTAGATGCTTTAAGAGCTGATAAAGTAGGCGATGCATTTGGAATCCAGTATACCATTGTTGGAGCAGGTGATGAATACCAAAGGGTGAAAAACATCAAAGCAACTAATGCCACTTTTGTGATCCCGATCAACTTTAGAAAAGCCTATGATGTGAGCGACCCGTTTTTAGCAAATCAAATTGCGTTGAGTGATATGAGAAAATGGAATCAGGAACCTGCAAATCCGGCTATTTTAAGTAAAAACGGAGTGAATTTTTCCCTGACTACTCACGATTTGAAATCTCTGAGCTCTTTTCACAAAAACCTACGAAAAGCAATTGCACACGGATATGACAAACAAAAAGCGCTAGCTGCTTTAACAACCATTCCTGCTCAAATTTTAGGAAACCAAAAGATTGGAAACCTGAAAAACGGTTCTCATGCCAATTTCTTAATTACTTCGGGAGATATTTTTGATAAAGAAACGATCATCTATGAAAATTGGGTACAAGGAAATCAACATGTTGTGAACTCCATGAACAGCAAAAATATTTCAGGAGAATACACATTGGTTTTAGATGACAAAACATTCGACTTAACGGTTCACCGCACTGCTGCCAAACAAACAGGAAGTTTAAAAAAGGACGGTAAAAAAGTCAAATCTGCATTTTCTTTTAAAGATCAATGGATTCAGCTAACCATAAATGACAATGGAAAGTTTACAAGGCTCATCGGTAATGTTGCTGCTAATGGTAGTTTACAAGGAACTTATTATGATAACAAGGGGAATGAATCTACCTGGATAGCTACTAAGAAAAACACGGGCAAAAAAAAGAAGAAGGAAAAAAAGAAGAAAAAATCTGCTGTTCCCGAAGTAATTCCCGTAAGTTACCCGAACATGGGTTTAGGGAACTTTACGCAACCGCAACAAGAAACCATTTTAATTAAAAATACTACTGTCTGGACCAGCGAGAAAGAAGGCATATTAGAAAACACGGATGTATTATTAAAAAATGGCAAGATTGCAGAAATTGGTAAAAACATCAAAGCAAGAAGAGCAAGAGTGATTGACGGTACGGGAAAACATTTGACAGCGGGGATTATTGATGAGCATTCACATATAGCGGCATCGGCTATTAATGAAAGCGGCCATAATTCTTCAGCAGAAGTAACCATAGAAGATGTTGTAAATCCGGACGATATTAATATTTACAGAAACCTGACCGGTGGCGTTACCTCTATTCAAATTTTACATGGTTATGCAAATCCTATAGGCGGGCAATCGGCTATCATCAAACTAAAATGGGGTGAAAATGCAGATCATTTAATTTATAAAGATGCTCCCAAATTTATCAAATTTGCTTTGGGAGAAAATGTAAAACAATCCCGTTCCACAACAAGTTTCCGTTTTCCGCAAACAAGAATGGGTGTAGAGCAAGTATTTACAGATTATTTCCAAAGGGCAAAAGAATACGACAAACGAAAGAAAAGCGGAAAGCCCTATAGGAAAGATATTGAACTGGAAACGTTAGCCGAAATTTTAAACAAAGAGCGTTTTATTTCCTGTCATTCTTACGTTCAAAGTGAAATCAATATGCTGATGAAAGTTGCAGAAAAGTTTGATTTCAATATTAACACATTTACACATATTCTGGAAGGTTATAAAGTAGCAGACAAAATGCAAAAACACGGTGTAGGCGGTTCCACTTTTTCGGATTGGTGGGCCTACAAATATGAAGTGAATGATGCGATTCCATACAATGCTTCCGTCATGCATAATGCGGGAGTTATCGTAGCCATTAATTCCGATGACCGGGAAATGTCCAGAAGATTGAATCAGGAAGCAGCCAAGACTATCAAATACGGTGGTATGACTGAAACAGATGCCTGGAATATGGTAACTATCAACCCGGCAAAATTATTACATATAGATCACAGGGTTGGAAGTATTAAAGCGGGTAAAGATGCAGATGTTGTATTGTGGAGTGATCACCCGTTGTCTGTCTATACCAAAACGGAAAAGACCATTATAGAAGGGAAAGTATTTTTTGATATTGAAGAAGATATGAAAAAACGCAGAGCGATAAAAGAAGAGAGGAATAAGCTCATAAATATGATGCTAAAAGAAAAAATGAATGGAGGAAAAATGCAAACTCCCGGGAAGAAAACCAGTAGGAATTTTCATTGCGATACAGAAGAAATACAAAACTAA
- a CDS encoding helix-turn-helix domain-containing protein → MKRKHRSQNTQDKVAVILEKIITRRKKLKITQADLASQLNISLSGYFKIEKGNNKLDIYRLIEITEILQIDLGSFFKGRDKQ, encoded by the coding sequence ATGAAAAGAAAACACCGCTCCCAAAATACTCAAGATAAGGTTGCTGTAATTTTAGAAAAAATTATAACTCGCAGAAAAAAATTAAAAATCACGCAAGCAGATTTAGCAAGTCAATTAAACATATCTCTTAGTGGATATTTCAAAATTGAAAAAGGGAACAACAAATTAGACATTTATCGCCTCATTGAAATTACAGAGATTTTACAAATTGATTTAGGCTCTTTTTTTAAAGGCCGGGACAAGCAATGA